AGCTCTTCgtgggcagctcctgggactGGGTGGAAAGGTTTCCATTTAGGGACAAGTTGCTCCATGCAaagctgctgccttggatgGATTTTCCATGTCCGTGGAGCTGGGGCCGGTGTCACCTCTCTGacagcatccctggaagtcGATATTGTGCCATATAAACCTGTTGGAACCTCATTTCCCGCTGGGATGTGCTTTTGTCCCATAGCTGGAAAGGGAGAGGCTCCGTGGGGAGCGATGCCTGGAAAAGGAACAGCCGGACCAAAGGCAGCGGCCAACCCCGGGGAGCGGGGCCTGCGCCCCGtatcctgcccttttcctggcattcccagcatccctggcattccctgacatccctgtgccctctCGCCAGGCGCCTGATGACCCGGCTGGAGGACATGCGCCGCAGCGTGCTGGGGGACGGCGTCAACCGCTGCATCCTCTgcggggagcagctggggacaaggggcTCCGCCTGTGTCGTCTGCGAGGACTGCAAGAAGGTGAGACCCCTCCCCCGAGCCCCAGAAccgccccccagccccgggggcacCGCGGATTTTGGGTGCCCGTTCCCATAGCCCGGCACCCGCGGAGTCGCTGGTGGCCGTGCAGGCAAATCTCTCGTTGCTGGCGTTGGGGACATCTTGGTGGCACCGGTGTCACGCAGATCTTTGTTTTGCCCGCAGAACGTGTGCACCAAGTGCGGGGTGCAGACCACCAACAACCGGCCCCAGGCCATCTGGCTCTGCAAGATCTGCAGCGAGCAGCGGGAGGTGCGTGTGgcccctgtccccgctgtccccgctgtccccaccccaCACCTCCCAACGGGACCGACTCAACCTCGCAGGGGCCTCCAGCGCCACCCAGCCTTGCCCAGCGGCTGTTCGAGCGTGGCTCTTACAGGACGGTTTTGTTTTCTACACCAAATGACGTTTTGTTTCATGAAAACAGAGGTTTGGGGGGTCCAAGGGGCTGGCTGTGGGCAGAGATTGGCTGCTGCAGCATGAGCCGGGGAGTTAATTGATTCATTAATTAGCggcctgggctgcagggtgtGGATGTGGGGTCGCGCCGCGGTGGCACGGGCGGGATGAAGCCCTGAGAGGCCCGACCCTGCTCCCGCAGGTGTGGAAACGCTCCGGCGCCTGGTTCTTCAAGGGCTTGCCCAAGCAGATGCTGCCGCAGCCGATGCCCGTCAGCAAgaagggaccccaaaccccGAGCGAGCCCCGCCCGGCCGAGCCACCCGCCCCGGACCCCAAACTCCCCTCCCGGGCACCCACCCGAGGTAGGTGACAGCGGGTGCTGccccccccagcactgccagcgaGGCTCTGGGGCTCCTTCCCATCCTCGGCAATGGGAAAACTCTGGGGGAAAAGCATCCAGAGCAGTCGtgtggctgctgcctgtgccctaAAGGGGGTAGCGGTGGAGCCTGGAGATCTTTTATCCAGGAGTTCCAGGTGGGGATggatggggctgcaggacaTGCTGGAACGGAGCAGCCCCTGGTGGGGATCAGGGCCTGGGTAGGGATGTGGTGATGGGAAAGCCTTGAAAAAATAGGGATAAAATAGGGAAATCCGGGGAAACAGTGGCAGCGCGTcccgggatggggctgggggtgcgTGTGCCGCAGCTTCACCCCCTCTCGCTCTGTTTGTGCCCCCAAGGCCAGGCGGATGCCGAGGACACCGAGGGTAAGCACCGGCCTTTGTCCCCTGCCTGTGCCGAGCCCCGTCCCTGCGTCCTTCTCTTCCCAAGCTGTTTTCCCGCCCGGTTTTCCCCGGGATGCTGCAGCAGGATTTCTCCttgctgctgccgccgcccaCCCTGCGGGGGGGCCCGGGTTATTCCAGGGCTTCCCCACCTCCCGCACACGCCGGGGCTGAGCCGCTGCCGTTCCAGAGCCGCCTCCGTGGGTGGTGGGATCTGCTGGGAGGGGcaggtggctttttttttttttttttttccttctggttaTTTAACGGCAGTCCTTGGAAAACCTCCCGGGGAAAGTTTAGGAGGTTTGTGGGAGCTTGTGCCTGTCTGtgggggatggagcagcccagccTTGCGCTGTGCAcgggaggcagagcagggcgAGGATGTGGAAGTGGCTTGTTCTGGTTATTCCTTGCACCCTCCAGCACTTCCAGTGGTGGAATCATCCAGTTTGGAAAAGCCCTCAAAGCCCATCGAGTTCAGCCgttcctccagcactgccaaggccaccactgacccctgtccccaagggccacatccaCACTGCTGTTAAATCAtcccacagggatggggactcctgGGCAGCTGTGTCAGGGTTGTACAAtccttccagtgaagaaattttccctaatacccagcctaaacctccccagGCATAACTTGAGGCCCTTTCCTCTTATCCTGTTGCttcttacctgggagaagagcccgACCCCCACGTGGCTCCTTCCAGGGAGATGTGGAGAGTGAGGAGGTCTCCCTGGGAAGTTCATTTTGAGTAACAGCCCCCATTTTCACACTTCCACATGGGATGCCAAGGGGATGAGGATCTCTGATCCCCCCTCCAACACCGTCTGCTTCTCATTTGGGTGATCATTAAGTTGGGAGCAGCGTAGTGGCTGCAAACCCCCCTCTTCCTTGGCTCCGTGAAAGAGGCAAagaggggctgaggggacagTTCCTGCCTGGAATGGTCCCCTCTAGCCCAGGTTTTGATGTCCCCAATTGATGATCTCCCTCTTCCCGTGCAGCAGCAGTTGGGGAAAGCACTTCATCAAGGCGATTTAATCACGCCCCCAGCCGGTGCCGTTAAACCTCCCAGCCCCACGGGCAGCTTTTATTAATCCGACGGCTCCTGGAGTCGGGAAGGCTTTGCCAGCTCCGCACGTCCCTCCCGGTGCTCAGCATGCTCCTGCCGTGCCCATGATTTTCCTACAGCTCCcttggaaaattatttattgcacGGCTCTCTCTGCACCACggggctcctgctcctggatgctcatttcccccccctccctgcTCTTCAGCATTCCCGgtgtttttccctctctccctcctcctttctccccccACAATCTGTTGCGTTCCGCTTTGTCCTCGCGCCCGGTGACCCTGAGAGCCCAGCCAAGGAGAAACAGCCCATTTATGTCACGGCAAAGATTTATCCCTGGcgtctccagcagcagccaggtgagCGCCGAGACCTTTTCCGTCACGTCCGTGGGGTCGCAATTCATCACCCCGGAGCGCCGGGCTGGGATTTATCTGCTGGGACGTTGGGTGATGGAagggagaggcagaggcagctgccacGGCTGTCTCCTTAATAAATGGGAGATaatcagaaggaaaataggATCCCCACCCCGCCCCAATCGGAGGAATGTGGAGCTGTGGTCCCATCAGGGTGCTGAGGTCCCGGTGATGGATACCTCGGGCCTTGTTTTCCCGTGGGACTCTCGTGTCCTTGGGGATTTCCTGAGCACTGTGTGCAGGTTTGATGGTGCAGAGCCCTCCCGCCGCAGTGCCCGCAGCTcgggaggtgctgctgcagcggcCGTACCCATTGtccccctgctgctggcacccagGCCGGGCAGCGCCCAGGGACGGCAGCTCgcttttccagcctcactgctcctttctccctctccctgcaggcacCGACGCCACAGCGGCCGCCCGGGGAAGCCGCAAAGCGGCCGAGGGCCGGCCGGGTCCGTGCGGCAGCGAGGACACCGGTGGGGACGGCGACAGCCGGGACTACGCTGCGGAGAGCGGGGTCAGCAGGAGCCCCGGTGAGAGcggtgctgctcctgcatccccGCAAGTTCACATCGTGGGGGGACACAAAGCCGGGAGCCGTCTGCGGGTGGTGTCTGCTGATCGTCCCCTGTCCTTGCAGGCGTGAAGAGAACCAACTCCGTGCAAGGCCAGCGGCCACCCCCGCCAGCCACGGCCGGTCCCGCTGCCGCATCCGCCGCTGGATCTGCGCCGGCAGCGGCACCCGCAGGTAGGACGCGATGGGAGCGCGGCCGAGGCGTGCGGTCCCTGGGGACGCCCCACGGGCAGGGGCGCTGTGCTGGGCGCGGTGGGAGAGGGCACCGGGGGACGCCCGGTGATGCCACCTCTGTCCCCAGCGCCGGCGGCCGCAGCGGCAAGGCcgggtcccgggggtcccgcccGCTTCCCGGAGAGACAAGGTAACGCCGGGCTGGCTgcgggggggctggggggcagagcgGGCCGGGGGCTAACGGGGTCCCTCCCGCAGCGAGCCCCCCGGAGCCGGCCCGCGGCGCCGCCAGGGAGGAGCGGGGAGGGGGCTTTGGCGGCAGGGAGGACAGGCCAGCCTGGCAGCCCCCTGCTGCCACGCAGCCCCCGCCCGCAGCCGCGGCCCCGCAGCGGCAGCAGCCCcgcgaggaagaggaggaggacgCCAACAGCTACGACTCGGATGAAGGCAGTACGTACCCAGGGAGGGAGTTTCTTTGAGAAATGTGGGATTTGGAGGAGGTTGCTGGGTGGGCGTGACTCGCACTGGAAGGCGGTGGGTGTCCAGCAGGGAAGGTCCTTGGGGAACGATGCTTCCCTGCGGAGTTTGgagctggggtggggatttgggggggaggATCTGTGGTAGAACATCCTGGGTGGGAAGAGCTGCTCGGGGTCGGGAGCAGGTGCTTGGATTGGAGCAGCTGATGCCCTCTGTGCCTGCTCTTCATCACTGGGATGAAGGAGCATGAGCCTGAGCTGGTTTCCAGAAAGCCAAGACAGGAGCCGGGTGCTGAGCCCCAGCcttgggaggagctgctgtccGAGCTGGAGCATCTCCTCAGGGTGGTCCGGGGTGGAATTGCTGTGGGAAGGTTCTCTTTTGCCTGGGGAGTATTGGAGCcaaccccagagctgctctccctgggcagtccctgccctgcacagctgtgcagagctCCCGAACCCGCCTGGATTTGTGGCGGTTTGGCCGCTGCCAGCACAGTGTCACTGCATTAAACAGCTTTTACATTTGACCCGCAAATCTTTCTAATTATTACTAATCGGGGATGATTAAATGCAGTTATTGGCTGGGGTTTTAACGAGGttgtttcctcctcctccctcgcTGTCAGCCACGCTGGGAGCTCTGGAGTTCAGCCTGCTCTACGACCAGGACAACAGCTCCCTGCACTGCACCCTCATCAAGGCCAAGGCAAGAGCTcctcttttcccccccttttccctgaTTTAAATCCATCTGGCTCCCAGTTTTTGGTACAATGGAAGCCAtgtggctgctggcagaggctgctcccTTGGGAggctccaggcacagctgctcctggctggggagGGTTGGGGGGCTTTTCCTTGTGTGGATCCAAGAGATCCGTGGGAGTGGTGATGGCCTGGAACAGTCctcccagagaaactgtggctgccccatccctggaagtgtccaaggccaggttggacagggtttggagcagcctgggatagtggaagttgtccctgctcGTGGCAGGGGATGAAACTTGATGATatttgaggtctcttccaacccacaccattctgtgattctaataTTGTGAtttttccagggatgggtcagATGTTTCAGCACATCCTGGCACCCACAGCCGCTCGGGGCACAGGCTCTTGGGTCACTGaacacattttctctttgaGCTTTTCATGGgcagatttttctcttccttggcTTTGCTGAAGGAGGATTCACGTCCTGTGTTtcctttatccttttttttaGGGCTTAAAACCAATGGATTCCAATGGCCTGGCTGATCCCTATGTGAAGCTGCACCTCCTGCCCGGAGCCAGCAAGGTGAGGCTTTGCCAGGTTTGGTGCTGGAGATGGAGCAGAGGTTTCTCAAATCCCCCTCAGGTCCCTCCCTCAGATCAGATTTTCCCTGTTGATTTCTCTGCTcgctgctgcttttccctgggggTATTTTTGAACAGGGAGGATGCTCCCAGATGCTCTCCCAGATCCGAGGAACAGCTCATCCTGCAGGCAGGAATATGCTCAGGGGTGGAGGGAAGCTCCAGAGGAGACATTGCTGTTAATGCATCACAAAACATCTGCCCAAAAATCTAATTATGCCCAGGGTTGGAATTATCCATTTGCTTGGAAGCTGCAGCACGTTCTTGTTGGAGCTGTGGGGAGAGAGCCTTGGGGGATACTCTGGCTCCATCATGGAAATTCCTGGAAatctccctccccagcccagctgggctgaTCTGGGTGGGCAAATCTTGATGAAGGAATGACAACCTGCAGTGCTGGCTCTTTCCTTAGAGGGTGCAGCAAAGAGGACCAGGAGTAAAACTGGGGGAAAAGtgataataaaataattggATTGATTTTATGGCTTTGTTTTATGCAGGGGGGTATTGGTATTGTTCAGAGGAAATCCAGGTGTGATGTTGGGAATCGCTTTGATTCCTGTTGCTCTCATTTGCTGATAGtaatttcaattttgtttttaaattttgaacGTGTGGTTGCGAAAGACACGCAGGCAAGTGACGGCGCCTCAATTCCCCACTGTCACCTCCTTTAGAGCCTGAGAGCTGTGACCTGAGCCCCCAcatcctgccctgggcaccttttcccctctccttgaGGGAATAAACCCCAGGGAGTGACAAAATCCAGGCTCTCCCAACCACCACGTGTCACCAAGTCCCCGGTGCCTGTGCAAAATTCCACCGCGATGCTCCCTGGGAGCTCACCAtcacccagctgtgccagatGTGACGGGGCatccctggcaggagctgggatttgggcaGGGAGGAATCCCGGGGTGCAATTCCCCTGTGTTTATTGCAGTCGAACAAGCTGAGGACGAAGACGCTGCGCAACACCCGGAACCCGGTGTGGAACGAGACCCTGGTGTACCACGGCATCACCGACGAGGACATGCAGAGGAAAACCCTCAGGCAAGCCCAGCAGGAGCCCGGGGCTCCCACAGGGTGGGGCTCTGGGTGTCCTCATACGGTAAAAATACGGCGAACCCCGATGCGGGAAGAAATGGCCATGTCTGATTTTATATCAGAAAGTTGAAGGGTAGTTTTGTTAAAACTGtactatattatattaatatattatttaaagatatattatgttattttatatatttcattttaattttacttatttaaCTAATTAATAAATTCGTGACTCTCTGTTGAGAGTCTGAGATATAGCTGGATTTGATTTTGGTTATCAAATAACTTTCACTAGAATTTAATTAAGTAATCACTTCGGGTAAATAAcctccataccacattccacatggggaaaacaaaggagtggagataaagattgttttctcttctgctctctgtgcttctctaaGAAATCctgagacagaattatgtctctctgtccagagaatgtgaatgtcacagtcCCCACTCACAGCACCACCCCCAGGAGTGCagggggtgggtttggggcagTGGGAGATGCAGTTTTGGGTTAAAATCAACATGATTTTGTTCATTTGGGTGGTTctttgaagaaaggaaaactggTATTTTGACCTTGTAATTTAATAGTGAATTATTGATTATACTATGATTTTTATCATCATAGAGACGTGCATCTCTGCTGATTTGACAGtagcccagaaaaaaaaatccatataaaTATCTCTTGAAAGTTATGGCTCTTTCCTCCCTCAGAAAACTTCCACCTCTTGATTTCTTGCCCCATCacaaagcaaatattaaaaacgttgattttttttttttttttttttatttttttttttttttttttttttattttttttttgcaatccAGAAATTTGGGGGTTGATGGCTTTTGGTCAGAGGAAATCCAGACccagggtgggtttgggggggatttgctttgcttttccctccCCCTAGCAGTGCCCCTGCAGGGATGGGTTTGGCTCTGGAGTTGggcactgctccagcctggttatgttctcctttccctcttccctccaggATCTCCGTGTGTGACGAGGACAAATTCGGCCACAACGAGTTCATCGGAGAAACCAGAGTTGCCTTGAAAAAACTCAAAGCCAACCAGAAAAAGAACTTCAACATCTGCCTGGAGAGAGTAATACCAGTGAGTGTCTGTGAAAATTCCTTCCATTCCTGCCATTTCCTTGGAAATTCCTGCCATTTCCTGAAAATTCCTGCCATTTCCTTGGAAATGGCAcctgagggatgcagggatgggctGGAGGCACCCGAGTTCCCCGGCACCTTTAGGAGTTGCATTCCCATCTGGGCTGATGTGACATCCCGAGGCCAGGAGATGAGAGCCTGGTGGCAATCCATGGGAAGCGACTCCAGGGCCTGCTCCTGTTGGCTTTGCCAGCCCCTGCAGATGGATGTCACCGTGGAGGAGGGGACAGGTGGCTCTGTCACCTGTTGAATCCGCTGGGACGGGGGTTGGTGGAGCAGATGGACATTGCTGAGGCCCTTccagtgcaggagctgggctgcatgcattcccagtttttttttttttttgctgtgggaTGTGCCTCTCCCGGTCACTCATGGCAGTCTCCTTGTCCCTTTCCCACCCCAGACGAAGCGCGCCGGGACAACCGGCGCATCCCGTGGGATGGCTCTGTACGAAGAGGAGGTGAGTCCTTGGAGCAGGACAAGCTCCACCCATGTCCTTTCCACCATCCCTTGTGTACAACCCCATCATCCCCCCGCATCCCGGAGATCCCACATCCCCTGATATCCATCTCATCCCTCCGAGACGAGTTTTCCTATCCCGGCTCCTCCCGCAGGTGGATCGCGGTGGGGACGTGGAGGAGCGCGGGAAGATCCTGGTGTCCCTCATGTACAGCACCCAGCAGGGCGGGCTCATCGTGGGCATCGTGCGCTGCGTGCACCTGGCGGCCATGGACGCCAACGGATACTCGGATCCCTTCGTCAAGCTGTGAGTGAGCCGGGAATGGCTCCGGGCTGGAGCACATGGTCATGGAGCCAcctgctgtccctcctctggaGCCCTGGCGCAGCAGGAGCTGTCCAGCAGCGGTGCTGGTGTCCCCCTTGTGCGTGGAGCTCAGGGGTGTTGAGGCAGCCCTTGGGTCTGTGGTTCTCCAAGTGCCCAGACCCCGTGGTTAGCCCATGGAGAATCCCAGAGTTGTTAAAGGCTGGAAGAGATTTCAGGAGCCCAAGCTTTGACTGATCACGTTATGTCTGCAAGTGGGGGATGTGGGGGTGGGCTTGGGGCTGGTGACCGACTTCCCTGGGATCCATAGGAGTGGGATTCCCACCCGGGACTCATCAAGGGCGTGGTGGGAGTTCAGGGACAGTGGAAGCTGGAGGAGAGGGGTCCTTCTCTCCACCTCTGACCcgccctggctgcaggacagaggtggctccatgtccctccatgtcctgcTTGCTGTCCCATAAACCCACGTGGCTCCTGGGAATGTGGGGAATAAGGTTTTTATTCCAGCCTCGTCCGCTGCACCACGGAGAGGTCCCTGCAGCCATTCCTGGTGGGGGTTTTGCTCctgtttttttgcctttagaaaaaaatctctgttcaTCCAGTAATTCTCATGTTGAACATATTCTGCTCAGCTTTTTGTAGCTCAGTGGAACTGGGCAGTTTCCCCTCCCAATCTCTCTTTATTTGTTGTATTCTCCATTTCCACAAACAGAAGATGGTggctttacattttaaaatcagcttCTAACAGAGATCTAATTAATCCCAGCCCTAAAATGAGTTCTGGatctgcagccaggctgcacagccccagccccacacttTTCCCACATCCTCTGGAAGGTGGGAAGGGAGACTGGCCCTAAATAAATCTCTTCCAGCCCAGAAACTCACTTTTTAAGCTTATAAACTCCCACTGTTCTTGTACTTGGATTTTGAGCTGTTTTCTGTTGCCCCCAGTTGGCTGAAACCTGACATGGGAAAAAAGGCCAAGCACAAGACACAGATTAAGAAGAAAACGTTGAATCCTGAGTTCAACGAGGTATGGAtggatattttttatattattaaatCAATTCACTGAATGCTGTGCTGAGTGGAGGAGGTGGAAGACAAACGCCCCAAGGTCTGGCTCTTTGCTCAAGCTCCTTTCCCACTCCTGTGCCCAGGAATATTTTGGGAATGACTTTGCCATGGCAGCACCACACACCCTGAAAGCTCCCTGCATCCCAGCTGGGGATGTGGGTGGGATGAGTATTGCTGGGGGTGGAAATTGGAAATTCTCCACTGGAGCTGCTTTGGTGGGACACCTGGAAAGGGCTCACGTAGGTGCAAGGGGTGAGCTCAGCTCCTGGAAAAGAGATGCCACAAGGAAGGAGCATTTTTCCTCCAATAACGACATTTTAACCATCCTCTCCTTGGATTTTGAATCCCGGCTGAGCagagatcaagtccaacccctTAACTGCAGCTTTTaggctgtgttttcctttgggGTGTGACATGGGTGCTCCCATTTCTGCAGGAGTTCTTCTACGACATCAAACACAGCGACCTGGCCAAGAAATCCCTGGACATTTCCGTCTGGGATTACGACATCGGAAAATCCAACGACTACATCGGTGAGCGATGAGCTGGAAGGCTCTGCCCTCTGGGGCAGGGGTTTGGTGCCTGCTGCGGGGTTTGCTGGATGGGAGGGGGGCCCGGGTCACCTGCCAGGTGGGATGATGGAATCTGGTGGGTGcagcccctgcactgccccacCTCCAGCATCCTGGGAGGTCTTCTGGGCAGGAAAAGCGTCTCCAGGCGTTTCCAATTAGACCTTTTGATCCAGGAGGTGGAA
The nucleotide sequence above comes from Vidua macroura isolate BioBank_ID:100142 chromosome 18, ASM2450914v1, whole genome shotgun sequence. Encoded proteins:
- the RPH3A gene encoding rabphilin-3A isoform X1, whose product is MTDAVLGGSSDRWMCPSDRTMSLRASSEKEQLPAGWAAQPERQRKGEELTDEEKEIINRVIARAEKMEEMEQERIGRLMTRLEDMRRSVLGDGVNRCILCGEQLGTRGSACVVCEDCKKNVCTKCGVQTTNNRPQAIWLCKICSEQREVWKRSGAWFFKGLPKQMLPQPMPVSKKGPQTPSEPRPAEPPAPDPKLPSRAPTRGQADAEDTEGTDATAAARGSRKAAEGRPGPCGSEDTGGDGDSRDYAAESGVSRSPGVKRTNSVQGQRPPPPATAGPAAASAAGSAPAAAPAAPAAAAARPGPGGPARFPERQASPPEPARGAAREERGGGFGGREDRPAWQPPAATQPPPAAAAPQRQQPREEEEEDANSYDSDEGTTLGALEFSLLYDQDNSSLHCTLIKAKGLKPMDSNGLADPYVKLHLLPGASKSNKLRTKTLRNTRNPVWNETLVYHGITDEDMQRKTLRISVCDEDKFGHNEFIGETRVALKKLKANQKKNFNICLERVIPTKRAGTTGASRGMALYEEEVDRGGDVEERGKILVSLMYSTQQGGLIVGIVRCVHLAAMDANGYSDPFVKLWLKPDMGKKAKHKTQIKKKTLNPEFNEEFFYDIKHSDLAKKSLDISVWDYDIGKSNDYIGGCQLGITAKGERLKHWYECLKNKDKKIERWHTLQNENHVASD
- the RPH3A gene encoding rabphilin-3A isoform X3 — protein: MTDAVLGGSSDRWMCPSDRTMSLRASSEKEQLPAGWAAQPERQRKGEELTDEEKEIINRVIARAEKMEEMEQERIGRLMTRLEDMRRSVLGDGVNRCILCGEQLGTRGSACVVCEDCKKNVCTKCGVQTTNNRPQAIWLCKICSEQREVWKRSGAWFFKGLPKQMLPQPMPVSKKGPQTPSEPRPAEPPAPDPKLPSRAPTRGTDATAAARGSRKAAEGRPGPCGSEDTGGDGDSRDYAAESGVSRSPGVKRTNSVQGQRPPPPATAGPAAASAAGSAPAAAPAAPAAAAARPGPGGPARFPERQASPPEPARGAAREERGGGFGGREDRPAWQPPAATQPPPAAAAPQRQQPREEEEEDANSYDSDEGTTLGALEFSLLYDQDNSSLHCTLIKAKGLKPMDSNGLADPYVKLHLLPGASKSNKLRTKTLRNTRNPVWNETLVYHGITDEDMQRKTLRISVCDEDKFGHNEFIGETRVALKKLKANQKKNFNICLERVIPTKRAGTTGASRGMALYEEEVDRGGDVEERGKILVSLMYSTQQGGLIVGIVRCVHLAAMDANGYSDPFVKLWLKPDMGKKAKHKTQIKKKTLNPEFNEEFFYDIKHSDLAKKSLDISVWDYDIGKSNDYIGGCQLGITAKGERLKHWYECLKNKDKKIERWHTLQNENHVASD
- the RPH3A gene encoding rabphilin-3A isoform X2, producing MTDAVLGGSSDRWMCPSDRTMSLRASEKEQLPAGWAAQPERQRKGEELTDEEKEIINRVIARAEKMEEMEQERIGRLMTRLEDMRRSVLGDGVNRCILCGEQLGTRGSACVVCEDCKKNVCTKCGVQTTNNRPQAIWLCKICSEQREVWKRSGAWFFKGLPKQMLPQPMPVSKKGPQTPSEPRPAEPPAPDPKLPSRAPTRGQADAEDTEGTDATAAARGSRKAAEGRPGPCGSEDTGGDGDSRDYAAESGVSRSPGVKRTNSVQGQRPPPPATAGPAAASAAGSAPAAAPAAPAAAAARPGPGGPARFPERQASPPEPARGAAREERGGGFGGREDRPAWQPPAATQPPPAAAAPQRQQPREEEEEDANSYDSDEGTTLGALEFSLLYDQDNSSLHCTLIKAKGLKPMDSNGLADPYVKLHLLPGASKSNKLRTKTLRNTRNPVWNETLVYHGITDEDMQRKTLRISVCDEDKFGHNEFIGETRVALKKLKANQKKNFNICLERVIPTKRAGTTGASRGMALYEEEVDRGGDVEERGKILVSLMYSTQQGGLIVGIVRCVHLAAMDANGYSDPFVKLWLKPDMGKKAKHKTQIKKKTLNPEFNEEFFYDIKHSDLAKKSLDISVWDYDIGKSNDYIGGCQLGITAKGERLKHWYECLKNKDKKIERWHTLQNENHVASD
- the RPH3A gene encoding rabphilin-3A isoform X4 → MTDAVLGGSSDRWMCPSDRTMSLRASSEKEQLPAGWAAQPERQRKGEELTDEEKEIINRVIARAEKMEEMEQERIGRLMTRLEDMRRSVLGDGVNRCILCGEQLGTRGSACVVCEDCKKNVCTKCGVQTTNNRPQAIWLCKICSEQREVWKRSGAWFFKGLPKQMLPQPMPVSKKGPQTPSEPRPAEPPAPDPKLPSRAPTRGQADAEDTEGTDATAAARGSRKAAEGRPGPCGSEDTGGDGDSRDYAAESGVSRSPGVKRTNSVQGQRPPPPATAGPAAASAAGSAPAAAPAAPAAAAARPGPGGPARFPERQASPPEPARGAAREERGGGFGGREDRPAWQPPAATQPPPAAAAPQRQQPREEEEEDANSYDSDEGTTLGALEFSLLYDQDNSSLHCTLIKAKGLKPMDSNGLADPYVKLHLLPGASKSNKLRTKTLRNTRNPVWNETLVYHGITDEDMQRKTLRISVCDEDKFGHNEFIGETRVALKKLKANQKKNFNICLERVIPTKRAGTTGASRGMALYEEEVDRGGDVEERGKILVSLMYSTQQGGLIVGIVRCVHLAAMDANGYSDPFVKL